In one window of Rhinoderma darwinii isolate aRhiDar2 chromosome 7, aRhiDar2.hap1, whole genome shotgun sequence DNA:
- the LOC142657053 gene encoding DNA damage-regulated autophagy modulator protein 1-like — MEIRGLAFLPLLWFVWMLLGLGTLTVLTVMSGHEKYPYISGTGKMFPESVIYTVVFMVMSILGAGVASIQYRFMIIQSEPSEKRYIIGQRILYAMACIGCIGNVMNAIYSAKENPTVHGIGAGLAFFLAATYNLCQAVCLYKRSFSSRGMCHIRLVTTGVTIVALLISIIPYAAAISGSFSNRCSSRCIEILNITGMLGEYMGFSGLAIHQVTHYTDFQRLSLTLSREGVSISMREKTQDPE, encoded by the exons ATGGAGATCCGGGGTTTGGCATTCTTGCCTCTCCTCTGGTTCGTATGGATGCTATTGGGCCTCGGCACCCTGACAGTCTTGACTGTCATGTCAGGGCATGAAAAATATCCTTATATTAG TGGAACGGGAAAAATGTTCCCTGAATCGGTGATCTACACCGTCGTGTTCATGGTGATGTCCATTCTTG GAGCCGGCGTCGCTTCCATCCAGTACAGGTTCATGATCATTCAGTCTGAACCATCGGAGAAGCGTTATATCATCGGCCAGAGAATCCTCTACGCAATGGCATGCATCGGTTGTATTGGGAATGTCATGAACGCCATATATTCG GCGAAGGAAAATCCTACAGTCCACGGCATTGGCGCAGGATTGGCGTTTTTCCTTGCTGCCACTTACAATCTGTGCCAAGCTGTATGCCTGTACAAGAGATCCTTCAGCAGTCGGGGAATGTGCCACATCAGACTGGTAACAACCGGGGTGACCATTGTGGCACTGCTGATCAGCATCATTCCATATGCTGCAGCAATAAGCGGCTCCTTTTCTAACCGATGTAGCAGTCGCTGTATTGAG ATCTTAAATATAACCGGCATGCTGGGAGAATATATGGGATTCTCCGGCTTGGCAATCCACCAAGTGACACATTATACAGATTTCCAG CGTCTGTCTTTAACATTGTCCAGAGAAGGTGTCTCCATCTCCATGAGGGAAAAGACCCAGGACCCTGAATAA